TTGCGACCACCGCGAATATGCGACGCGGCAGGAACACGAAGCGGTCTTGCGGCGTGAACTGGCGGCCTTTCGCTACGATCTGGTCGTGCTGGCGGGCTGGATGCGCCTGCTTTCCGGCGATTTCATCCAGGCTCAATACAACCGGCGGCTCGGCCTGCCGGGTATCGTCAATATCCATCCCGCCGATACGGCCGCGTATCAAGGGGTTCACGGGTACGAATTCGCCATGGGCCTGACCAAGAAAGGCCCGCGGCTGACCGAAACGAAAATCACAGTGCACTTCATCGACGCGGGCATGGATACCGGGCCGGTGATCGCCCAACGCGTCGTTCCCATTTTGCCGGCCGACAGCCTCGACGACCTGCGCTCGCGCGGGTTGCAAGTGGAATGGGAACTTTACAGCCGGGTTCTGAATCAAATCGCGCACGGCCGGGTCCATCTGGCGGATGGTCGCGTTCGGATCGAGGAATAAACGCCCCGCGACGGCATCGAGGAACACATGAAGGACGACAAACAAACCACGCTGGCCGCGACCGAGAATCTTCGCTTTCCCGAAGAAATCGACGTGGTTTTTCGCGACGGCGAACGAAAACAAACGGTGACCTACCGGCAGGTGAAGTGGACGTTGAACGGCCGGGATTTCGGCCTGCGGCACGGGGAAAATCCGGGGCGGCCGGCCGCCTTGTACAAACCGGTCGGCGGCCAGTTCACCCTGGGCGAGATCGACCTGGTGCGGACCGCCGGTCCGACCGTCAGCGAACCGGAATTGCTGGCGCCCTGCCATTGCCCGGGCAAGATCGGCATCCGCGACATCGATATCGCCCTGAGCGCCTTGCGCTATACCCTGCATCGGCCGACGTGCGTCATCGTCAAGCACAACAATCCGTGCGGCGCGGCGATGGCCAACCACCCGGATCAGGCCTTTCAACTGGCCGTGCGGGCCAATCGTTCGGCCGCCGTGGGCGCCTGCGCCACGTTCAACCGCCCGGTCGACCTGCCGACCGCCGAGGCGATTCTGCAAGTGCCGCTGGACATTCTGGTGGCGCCCGATTTCGAGGAAGGCGTGCTGGGGATGCTGGCGCGCCGCCCCGACCTGTGCCTGATGCGCGTCGGCAAGCTCGATCAGCTCGCCCAGGATATCGGCCGGCCGCACCTGGCGTTGACCAGCCTGTCCGACGGCGGCCTGATCGCCGAAATGACGGTATCGCCGCCGGCGCTCTCGCGCGAAAACTACCGCCCCTCCAGCGCCCTGCAACACAAGACGCAAGAGGTGCGCGGCAAACGGCAGCCGACGCCGGGCGAATGGGAAGACATGCTCTTCGCCTGGGTGATCGCCGCGACGACCGCCAGTGACAGCGTGGTCTACGTCAAGGATTGCGCCACGGTGGGGATCGGCATCGGCGGCCAGGACCGTACCGCAGTGGCGCAGATCGCCCGCGATTATGCTTACCACAACATGGCCGACCGCCTGGCCTGGGAACGTTTTCACGTACCGTATGACGCGGTCACCGACGAAACCATGCGCGAATCGATTTGGGCCGATGCCGCCGAACTCAAGGGCGGGTTGATCGGCGCGGGCATGGCCAGCGACGGCGCTTTGAACCATCCCGGGCCGTTGGAAGTCGCCTTGCGCGAAGGCGTTACGGCGGTGATTCAACCGGGCGGCTCGGCTTACGACGCCGAACTCATCCGCCTCTGCAATGCCCGCAACGTGGTGATGGTCTTCACCGGCGAGCGCGCCTTCCGGCATTGAAATGCGCCGGCGGATCAGCCGGCCACGATGCTTGGTGAGATTAAAAACCAGCCAAAAAATCTTACGGTTCAGCGCCTCCGCTGAAAAATCAGCGCCCACGGTGGTCCTGCAATCGGTTCGCGAAAATCAATAATCCCGTATTATCAACGAATTGGTGAACCGGCGAAGAGCCGAGCCGGTGGCTGATATTCAATCCGATTAATGCGAGAAATTTTCCGCAATGTCCGTAAGTGTTTGTAAATAAAGTGAAATGCAATTTCTTTCACACGTTGGCACGGGCTTTGCTTTTGGTAATGGTGGGCGGTGAAAGGAACGGCATGAAAAGAAAGGCAACAGTTTCATCCAGCGATCAACCAACACTCTATTCGACCTGTTTTTCAACCAGCAACAAAAGAGAGTCAGCCATGAAGAACATCCTGGTGTTGTCGGTACTGTTCCTGGCGGCGGCATGGTTGAGCGGTTGCAGCGCGATCGAGGATATGATCAACGATCAGACGGCCCGGACGCTGGATCTTTCCCAGCAAATTCAAAACAAGACGACCGAACGAAGCCCGCATCACGCGACGATCGTGGAAAACCTGACCATGATGTCCGGACAAACCGTCACCGCGCCGGCGGTTTCGGCGGCGGACCTGGATGAAGCGATCGGCGTGGCGAGTGGCGATCTGGCCGACACCTTCTTTTTCCTGGCGGCGCGGGTCCGCAATTTGGGCTCGACCCCGGCCAAGGTCGATGTCGCGTTGATTCCCAATGACGCCAGCGGCACCGCCGTTTATATCGCGCCGATCTACGTGGGCGCCAATCAAACCCTGGACATCGACCTGCAGGATCCCTTCATCACCGGCGCCGATGTGATCAACGACCGGATCGTCCAGGTCGTCTCGCAGCTCGACGAGAACTACCTGCTGGTGCCGGTCGTCGCCCTGCAAGGCGGCTCCGGCGCGGGAGTCGTCATCGACCAATTGAAAATCACCGCTTTGCCCACTTACCTGCGCCACGAGGATCTTTCCGAAACCTCGATCGGCGATTATTCCAACCACATCGACCGGATTTACGACACCAAGTTGCTCGGCTCGATCACCAACCTCGGCGCCGCCAGCGCCCAGATCCGCATGCTCCTGACCGAAGGCGAGGGCGATGACGCGGTCAGCACCCTGGTCGCGGAAGCCGTGTTGGATCCCGGCCAGACGATTACGGCCGAGGAGATGCTGGTCGAAGGCGGCAACGAGCTGATCGAAAAAGGGCTGGAAGCGGTCGTCGACGGCGACACGGTCTTTTACGACTATGCCATGGTCAGCCTGGACGACCTGGTGGTGAAGAGCAACGATTTGCGGGTGGAAACGAAAGTCGACGTCTCGGCGAATATTTTCTGACCGTCCGCCGCCGACGCACTCCACGGCGGATGGCCGGTTCCTTCATCAAGGCTTGCTCAGCTCAGCAACTCCCGCGCGATGACGATTCGCTGCACTTCGCTGGTGCCTTCGTAAATGGTGGTCACCCGGGCGTCGCGAAACAATCGTTCCACCACGTACTCTTTCGTATACCCGTAGCCGCCGTGAACTTGCACCGCGTCCCGGACGATCTTTTGCAGGTTTTCGGTGATGAACAATTTGGCCATCGAGGCTTCCTGGGAGAAGCGTTTTTTGTTTTCCTTCAGCCAGGCGGCCCGCAGGATCATGGCGCGCGCCGCTTCCAGGATCGTGCTCATATCCGATACGAAATGCTGGATGGCGCCGAACCGCCCGATCGGCTGGCCGAATTGTTCGCGGATGCGCGCGTACTCGATGACGGCGTACAGCGCCGCGTAGCCGATGCCGAGCGCCTGGCTGGCGACGCCGATCCGCCCGCCGTCGAGCGCCATCATGGCGATTTTGAACCCTTGATTGAGTTCACCCAGCAGATTGTCGCGCGGAATGCGGCAGTTCTCGAAGGTGAGCGCCACGGTATTCGAACCGCGCAGTCCCATTTTGTCCTCGGACTTGCCGATGATCAGGCCCGGCGTGTCCTTCTCGACGATGAACGCGCTGATGCCCTTGGCGCCCGGCAAATCGCCGGTCCGCGCCCAGACGATCAGCACCGACGCGTAGGCGCCGTGCGAAATGAACACCTTGCTGCCGTCGAGCACCCATTGATCGCCGTCGAGGATCGCCTTGGTTTTCAGGGCCGCGGCGTCGGAGCCGGCGCTCGTTTCGGTCAGGCAGAACGAACCGATCGGATCATCGCCGCCGATGACTTTCGGGATGAACCGCCGCTTCTGTTCCTCGGTGCCGAAGACGGCGATCGCTTCGCCGACCATGTTGGTGACGCTCATCGTCACGGCGGTGGAAGCGCAGGCGCGCGCCACCTCGGTCACGGCCAGGCTGAGGGCCACGGGGCCGAACTGGTTGCCGCCATAGGCCTCGGGCACGTTCATGCCCATCAAGCCCAGCGCGGCCATCCGGCGCAGGCTCTCCAGGGGGAAGCGGCCGGTGTGATCCAGTTCCGCCGCCTGCGGGCGCAGTTCATTGGCGGCGAAATCGCGAACCATGTCGACGACCATGCGTTGGTCGTCCGTCAGATTCCAATCCATGTTGAAACTCCCGCGCGCGGGGGCGCTGCCGTGGCGGACGGGAGCAAGGCGTCCTCGCTCCCGCCGCGTAGGGCGTCAATTACTCTTTCAAATAGCTGGTGGCGATGACCAACCGCTGAATCTCGCTGGTGCCTTCGTAAATTTCGGTGATTTTCGCGTCGCGGAAATGCCGCTCGACGGGGTACTCTTTGATGTAGCCGTAACCGCCGAAAATTTGAATGGCCTTGGTGGTGGCGCGCATGGCCGCCTCGGCGGCGTACAACTTCGCCATCGCGGAGTAGCGGCCGAAGCCCTTGACCTTGTGGCTTTTCATCCAGGCCGCCTGATAAACCAACAGGCGGGCGGCTTCGATTTCGGTCGCCATGTCGGCGATCATCCATTGAATGGCCTGCAAGGCGGCCAGCGGCTTGCCGAACTGCTGCCGTTCCTTGGCGTATTTGACGCTGTCCTCGAGGGCCGATTGCGCGATGCCGACC
The genomic region above belongs to Myxococcales bacterium and contains:
- a CDS encoding IMP cyclohydrolase; the protein is MKDDKQTTLAATENLRFPEEIDVVFRDGERKQTVTYRQVKWTLNGRDFGLRHGENPGRPAALYKPVGGQFTLGEIDLVRTAGPTVSEPELLAPCHCPGKIGIRDIDIALSALRYTLHRPTCVIVKHNNPCGAAMANHPDQAFQLAVRANRSAAVGACATFNRPVDLPTAEAILQVPLDILVAPDFEEGVLGMLARRPDLCLMRVGKLDQLAQDIGRPHLALTSLSDGGLIAEMTVSPPALSRENYRPSSALQHKTQEVRGKRQPTPGEWEDMLFAWVIAATTASDSVVYVKDCATVGIGIGGQDRTAVAQIARDYAYHNMADRLAWERFHVPYDAVTDETMRESIWADAAELKGGLIGAGMASDGALNHPGPLEVALREGVTAVIQPGGSAYDAELIRLCNARNVVMVFTGERAFRH
- a CDS encoding acyl-CoA dehydrogenase; the protein is MDWNLTDDQRMVVDMVRDFAANELRPQAAELDHTGRFPLESLRRMAALGLMGMNVPEAYGGNQFGPVALSLAVTEVARACASTAVTMSVTNMVGEAIAVFGTEEQKRRFIPKVIGGDDPIGSFCLTETSAGSDAAALKTKAILDGDQWVLDGSKVFISHGAYASVLIVWARTGDLPGAKGISAFIVEKDTPGLIIGKSEDKMGLRGSNTVALTFENCRIPRDNLLGELNQGFKIAMMALDGGRIGVASQALGIGYAALYAVIEYARIREQFGQPIGRFGAIQHFVSDMSTILEAARAMILRAAWLKENKKRFSQEASMAKLFITENLQKIVRDAVQVHGGYGYTKEYVVERLFRDARVTTIYEGTSEVQRIVIARELLS
- the purN gene encoding phosphoribosylglycinamide formyltransferase; translated protein: MSEKLRLAVFLSGSGSNFEAIAKNCAEGQIFCEVAVVVSNVPDAYGLVRAKKYGIPTIVCDHREYATRQEHEAVLRRELAAFRYDLVVLAGWMRLLSGDFIQAQYNRRLGLPGIVNIHPADTAAYQGVHGYEFAMGLTKKGPRLTETKITVHFIDAGMDTGPVIAQRVVPILPADSLDDLRSRGLQVEWELYSRVLNQIAHGRVHLADGRVRIEE